Proteins encoded in a region of the Planococcus shixiaomingii genome:
- a CDS encoding putative polysaccharide biosynthesis protein: protein MSTLIKGTAILTLGLFLSKILGVIYVIPFYDMVGEENIGLYQYAYIPYNLMLSLAISGAPIAFSKFVAKYNSLGDYETGRRLLKSGLLTMMITGFVSFLLLYFFAEPLAHMTIDENDKIHSVQDVKEVIQWVSFALIVVPFMSLWRGFFQGYNFMMPTAVSQLIEQIVRIIFLLAGAYIVLNFLDGSPKTAVQVAVLSAAVGALGGILVLFYYWRKKKPEYNELRANSIESYDVRLRDMYKEILIYAVPVVFLGIANPLFQFVDMLTFNNAMSTTPGAAESSTYLSMLNFTAHKLVMIPVMLATGFSMALIPLVTKYFTKNEHLQVTRTLDQSFQILLFLTLPAVVGMTMLSDELYHVFYEVSASGSEILAHYLPVAILFALFPVTASILQGINQQKWIILNLLVGLLLKLALNIPLIKMFETDGAIAATVIGYVVAIGMNLAVIAKTLNYRSSLVLRRIVLIVMMNAVMAAAVFAAISGLDLFLGMDSKFHSILRILIVGAIGGAVYGFIGLKTGIAQKLLGERLTKFTRKFGF, encoded by the coding sequence ATGTCAACACTCATCAAAGGAACCGCCATTTTAACTTTAGGGTTGTTCCTATCAAAGATACTCGGCGTTATTTATGTTATTCCGTTTTACGATATGGTCGGAGAAGAGAATATCGGCCTTTACCAGTACGCATACATACCGTATAACTTAATGTTGTCGCTTGCGATATCAGGCGCACCAATCGCTTTTTCAAAGTTTGTAGCGAAATACAATTCGCTCGGCGATTATGAAACGGGAAGAAGGCTTTTGAAATCCGGTTTGCTGACGATGATGATTACCGGATTTGTATCGTTTCTACTGCTTTACTTCTTCGCTGAGCCGCTTGCTCACATGACAATCGATGAAAACGATAAAATCCACTCGGTCCAAGATGTTAAAGAAGTTATTCAATGGGTCAGTTTCGCCTTGATCGTTGTGCCGTTCATGAGCTTGTGGCGCGGATTTTTCCAAGGTTACAATTTCATGATGCCGACGGCGGTTTCTCAATTGATCGAGCAAATTGTCCGCATCATTTTCTTGCTTGCCGGTGCGTACATTGTCTTGAATTTCTTGGACGGTTCGCCGAAAACGGCTGTCCAAGTCGCGGTTCTGTCTGCCGCTGTCGGTGCGCTTGGCGGCATACTGGTGTTGTTTTACTATTGGAGAAAGAAAAAGCCGGAGTACAACGAACTTCGGGCGAATTCGATAGAATCGTATGACGTCCGCCTGCGCGATATGTACAAGGAAATTTTGATATATGCAGTGCCGGTCGTTTTCCTCGGTATTGCCAATCCGTTGTTCCAGTTCGTCGACATGCTGACATTCAATAATGCCATGAGTACAACGCCAGGGGCTGCAGAGTCGAGTACGTATTTGAGCATGCTGAACTTCACTGCCCATAAATTGGTTATGATTCCAGTTATGCTTGCAACAGGCTTTTCGATGGCGCTGATCCCGCTCGTCACGAAGTATTTCACAAAAAATGAGCATCTCCAAGTAACCCGGACATTGGATCAGTCGTTCCAGATTTTGCTGTTTCTGACTTTGCCAGCGGTCGTCGGAATGACGATGCTGTCGGATGAACTGTATCACGTGTTTTATGAAGTGAGCGCAAGCGGCTCTGAAATCCTTGCCCATTACTTGCCGGTAGCAATTCTTTTCGCATTGTTCCCAGTAACGGCGTCCATATTACAAGGAATCAACCAACAGAAATGGATCATTTTGAATTTATTGGTCGGCTTATTGTTGAAGCTGGCCCTGAATATTCCGCTTATAAAAATGTTTGAAACGGACGGAGCAATTGCTGCCACCGTCATTGGTTATGTCGTTGCCATCGGTATGAATTTGGCTGTTATAGCGAAAACGTTAAACTACCGATCTTCGTTAGTGCTAAGAAGAATCGTGCTAATTGTAATGATGAACGCTGTCATGGCTGCTGCTGTATTCGCAGCAATTTCCGGACTGGATTTATTCCTCGGGATGGACAGCAAGTTCCATTCGATCCTCCGCATTTTAATCGTCGGTGCAATCGGCGGGGCGGTATATGGTTTTATCGGGTTAAAAACAGGGATTGCGCAAAAACTGCTAGGCGAACGTTTAACGAAATTTACCCGCAAATTCGGTTTCTAG
- a CDS encoding pseudouridine synthase, whose protein sequence is MRIDKFLSNMGFGSRKEVKVLLKSKAVEVNGTVVRDPKIHVNEQSDKVEVNGEAVEYVEFIYLLMNKPAGVVSATEDNYDRTVIDLLKDEEKHFNPFPVGRLDKDTEGFLLLTNDGQLAHELLSPKKHVDKTYFAHIKGTVTDEDVAAFEKGVVLEDGYATKPGKLTVLKSGPISEIELTITEGKFHQVKRMFISVGKEVTYLKRLSMGPLSLDPALALGKYRHLTEDELELLKQRK, encoded by the coding sequence ATGCGCATTGATAAATTTCTGTCCAACATGGGATTTGGCTCACGGAAAGAAGTGAAAGTGCTGCTGAAGTCAAAAGCGGTGGAAGTGAATGGCACTGTGGTCCGGGACCCGAAAATACATGTCAACGAACAAAGCGATAAGGTCGAAGTGAACGGTGAAGCAGTGGAGTATGTGGAATTCATTTACTTGCTGATGAACAAACCGGCTGGAGTTGTATCTGCAACGGAAGACAATTACGACCGGACGGTCATCGATCTTCTGAAAGATGAGGAAAAGCATTTCAACCCGTTTCCCGTCGGCCGGCTTGATAAGGATACGGAAGGATTTCTGCTTTTGACCAATGATGGGCAGTTGGCCCACGAATTGCTGTCTCCGAAAAAACACGTTGATAAAACGTATTTTGCCCACATAAAGGGCACTGTAACAGATGAAGATGTGGCTGCTTTTGAAAAAGGCGTTGTGCTTGAAGATGGCTATGCCACAAAACCTGGTAAGTTGACTGTATTAAAAAGCGGGCCAATATCTGAAATTGAACTGACGATTACAGAGGGGAAATTCCATCAAGTCAAGAGGATGTTTATCAGCGTTGGCAAAGAAGTAACATATTTGAAGCGTTTGTCGATGGGGCCGCTTTCTTTGGATCCTGCACTGGCGCTTGGAAAGTACCGCCATTTGACAGAAGATGAACTTGAGCTTTTAAAACAAAGAAAATGA
- a CDS encoding DeoR family transcriptional regulator, whose product MKPTTDRMLIRIKDMYKYIRDNGTVTTQDLVDEFGITPRTIQRDLNVLAFNDLVISPTRGKWTTTHKKVKVTS is encoded by the coding sequence ATGAAACCTACTACAGATCGCATGCTCATTCGAATTAAAGATATGTATAAGTACATCCGAGATAACGGAACTGTAACTACGCAAGATTTAGTCGATGAATTCGGCATCACTCCTCGCACCATTCAAAGAGATTTGAATGTGTTAGCCTTTAACGATTTGGTTATTAGCCCAACTCGAGGCAAATGGACAACGACGCATAAGAAAGTGAAAGTGACATCCTAA